Proteins encoded within one genomic window of Chitinophaga parva:
- a CDS encoding S41 family peptidase, translating into MAGVLALGMYLGHKMPGGQNGDLGASLFNRRQTALEEVMNLLKAKYVDTLKVADLQQEAIDGLLSHLDPHSVYIPPANVADINDNLEGNTQGIGVEISLIADTVHVVSVLTAGPADKVGVRTGDCIIRVNDSTVAGNGITVEGMRRLLRGPADTKVKVTVLRGQKTLDMNITRGLIPLYSIDAAYMTAPGIGYIKISKFSASTYREFMDAMTALKKQGLKSLIIDLRQNPGGYLEAATNVADELLSGDKLILYSKGSNYPKAEYRCNKPGEFEDGKLAILTDEGSASASEILAGAVQDWDRGTIIGRRTFGKGLVQEQYPLSNGGALRLTIARYYIPSGRCIQKPYSDGREAYDEDILNRFNHGELLNPDSIKPTDTVPYHTMIEGRTVYGGGGITPDIFIPLDTSHYTPLITKLYIRDVLNQFTSRYYSAHLPEFANYHDAAAFNKGFEVSEPMFTEMKAFAVADSVPGVNDMKADEAVQVKKRMKALFARLLFKNEGYLMINNTNDPMVMKAIETLNKQ; encoded by the coding sequence ATGGCAGGAGTACTGGCCCTGGGTATGTACCTGGGACATAAAATGCCCGGAGGTCAGAACGGTGACCTGGGCGCCAGTCTTTTCAATCGCCGCCAAACCGCGCTGGAAGAGGTCATGAACCTGCTGAAAGCCAAATACGTGGATACCCTCAAGGTAGCCGACCTGCAACAGGAAGCGATCGACGGCCTGCTCTCCCACCTGGACCCTCACTCCGTATACATTCCCCCGGCCAATGTGGCCGACATCAACGATAACCTGGAAGGCAACACCCAGGGCATTGGCGTGGAGATCAGCCTCATCGCGGATACCGTGCATGTAGTGTCTGTACTCACTGCCGGCCCGGCAGATAAGGTGGGTGTGCGCACCGGCGACTGCATTATCCGGGTGAACGACAGCACCGTGGCCGGCAACGGCATTACCGTGGAAGGTATGCGCCGCCTGCTGCGCGGACCGGCAGACACCAAAGTGAAGGTGACTGTACTGCGCGGGCAAAAAACGCTGGACATGAACATCACCCGTGGCCTCATCCCGCTTTATAGTATAGATGCGGCTTACATGACGGCGCCCGGCATTGGTTATATCAAGATCAGCAAGTTCTCTGCCAGCACTTACCGGGAATTTATGGATGCCATGACCGCGCTGAAAAAGCAAGGGCTCAAATCCCTGATCATAGACCTGCGCCAGAACCCCGGTGGTTACCTGGAAGCCGCTACCAACGTAGCAGATGAGCTGCTCTCCGGCGATAAGCTCATTTTGTATTCCAAGGGATCCAATTACCCGAAAGCAGAATACCGCTGCAATAAACCCGGCGAGTTTGAAGACGGCAAGCTGGCCATCCTTACAGATGAAGGCTCTGCCAGTGCCAGTGAGATCCTGGCCGGGGCCGTGCAGGACTGGGACCGCGGCACCATCATTGGCCGACGCACCTTTGGCAAAGGGCTGGTGCAGGAACAGTACCCGCTGAGCAACGGTGGGGCCCTGCGTCTTACCATTGCCCGCTACTACATTCCCAGTGGCCGCTGCATCCAGAAGCCTTATAGTGATGGACGCGAAGCGTATGATGAAGATATCCTGAACCGCTTTAACCATGGGGAGCTTCTGAACCCGGACAGCATTAAGCCCACGGACACCGTGCCTTACCACACCATGATAGAAGGCCGCACGGTATATGGCGGCGGAGGCATTACCCCGGACATTTTCATTCCGCTGGACACCAGCCATTACACCCCGCTGATCACCAAACTTTACATCCGTGATGTGCTGAACCAGTTTACTTCCCGCTACTACAGTGCGCACCTGCCGGAGTTTGCCAACTACCATGATGCAGCAGCGTTCAATAAAGGTTTTGAGGTAAGTGAACCGATGTTTACCGAAATGAAAGCATTTGCCGTGGCGGATAGCGTACCCGGTGTAAATGATA
- a CDS encoding BadF/BadG/BcrA/BcrD ATPase family protein gives MQVKTILIADSGSTKTAWCLVENGHQRTFRTQGISPYFQTPAQVQQILQTELVSQDPALLKVEELYFYGTGLLAEANARMVEDALQAVFTNTNISVTHDLMGAARGLCGHNPGIVSILGTGSNSCYYNGTAIVKNNPGLGYILGDEGSGAYLGKHILQYYLYNSFDDELKFKFEAKFNTSRDEILENVYRKPLANRYLASFASFLSENRGHFLVENILEDGFNEFFFNHLYKYRESWTFPLHFTGGVASSFQDVLQELCNLYELQLGTIARSPLEGLVRYHSMLS, from the coding sequence ATGCAGGTGAAAACAATATTGATCGCAGACAGCGGATCTACCAAAACCGCCTGGTGCCTGGTGGAAAATGGCCACCAGCGTACATTCCGTACACAAGGCATCAGTCCCTATTTCCAGACGCCGGCCCAGGTACAGCAGATCCTGCAAACGGAGCTGGTAAGCCAGGACCCGGCCCTGCTGAAAGTGGAAGAGCTTTACTTTTATGGCACCGGCCTGCTGGCCGAAGCCAATGCCCGCATGGTAGAAGACGCGCTGCAAGCCGTATTTACCAACACCAACATCTCTGTCACCCACGACCTGATGGGCGCCGCCCGTGGGCTCTGTGGGCATAACCCGGGCATTGTGAGCATCCTGGGTACCGGCTCTAATTCCTGCTACTACAACGGCACCGCTATTGTAAAGAACAACCCCGGCCTGGGCTACATCCTGGGCGACGAGGGCAGTGGCGCTTACCTGGGCAAGCACATTCTCCAGTACTATTTATACAACAGCTTTGATGATGAACTGAAATTCAAATTTGAAGCAAAGTTCAATACCTCCCGCGACGAGATCCTGGAAAACGTATACCGGAAACCGTTAGCTAACCGCTACCTGGCGTCTTTTGCCAGCTTCCTTTCCGAAAACCGCGGCCATTTCCTCGTAGAGAATATCCTGGAAGACGGTTTCAACGAATTTTTCTTCAACCACCTTTACAAATACCGCGAAAGCTGGACCTTCCCGCTGCACTTCACCGGTGGCGTGGCCTCCAGCTTCCAGGATGTGCTCCAGGAACTTTGCAACCTGTACGAGCTGCAGCTGGGCACCATCGCCCGCTCCCCGCTGGAAGGGCTGGTGAGGTATCATAGTATGTTGTCCTAG
- the murQ gene encoding N-acetylmuramic acid 6-phosphate etherase, giving the protein MFQRITEQPSHYHHLEKMSIPELLENINKEDQTVPMAVQQAIPEITKLVAAVTDKMLAGGRLFYLGAGTSGRLGIVDASECPPTFGVPHGLVIGIIAGGDTAIRKAVEFAEDSRDQGWKDLQAFDISDKDVVVGIAASGTTPYVIAALEACRRHGITTGSISCNPDAPVSAAADFPVEVVVGPEFVTGSTRMKSGTAQKLVLNMLTTSVMIQLGRVEDNKMVNMQLSNEKLVDRGVKMLMDNTGITDYEQAKALLLQYGSVKKAAENYKP; this is encoded by the coding sequence ATGTTCCAACGCATCACCGAGCAGCCATCGCACTACCATCACCTGGAAAAAATGAGTATTCCTGAGCTGCTGGAAAATATCAACAAAGAAGACCAGACCGTGCCCATGGCCGTGCAGCAGGCTATCCCGGAGATCACGAAACTCGTGGCGGCAGTTACGGATAAAATGCTGGCCGGGGGCCGCCTCTTTTACCTGGGAGCCGGTACCAGCGGGCGTTTGGGCATTGTGGATGCTTCCGAGTGCCCGCCCACTTTTGGTGTACCACATGGACTGGTGATAGGCATCATTGCCGGTGGCGATACCGCCATCCGCAAGGCCGTGGAATTTGCAGAAGACAGCCGCGATCAGGGTTGGAAAGACCTGCAGGCCTTTGATATTTCTGACAAGGATGTAGTGGTAGGCATTGCCGCCAGCGGTACTACCCCCTACGTGATAGCCGCCCTGGAAGCCTGCCGCCGGCATGGCATTACCACGGGCAGCATCAGCTGCAACCCGGACGCACCGGTATCTGCCGCGGCCGATTTTCCCGTGGAAGTGGTGGTAGGACCGGAGTTTGTGACCGGCAGCACCCGCATGAAGAGCGGCACCGCACAGAAACTGGTGCTCAATATGCTCACCACCTCCGTGATGATCCAGCTGGGGCGCGTGGAAGACAATAAAATGGTGAACATGCAGCTGAGCAATGAAAAGCTGGTGGACAGGGGCGTGAAAATGCTGATGGACAATACCGGCATCACAGATTATGAACAGGCCAAGGCCCTGCTGCTGCAATATGGAAGTGTGAAAAAGGCCGCTGAAAATTATAAACCCTAA
- a CDS encoding succinate dehydrogenase cytochrome b subunit translates to MKWSQFFSTSIGKKLLVGATGFFLCSFVLVHLVGNLQLLYNDNGEAFNTYAAFMGHNHLIQFIAWGLKIVILVHAIIALQLTFSNRSARPVRYAVNPGNQTSSWFSRQMAIMGSILLIFIIIHLKDFWFKFHYGDVPTETYNGVELKNLYYTVQVAFKELWLVVLYVIGMIALSFHLVHGFKSACQTFGLNHVKYNGLLNFIGVWIFGIAIPVGFAIIPVIIYLK, encoded by the coding sequence ATGAAGTGGTCACAATTCTTCAGTACCTCCATAGGAAAGAAGCTATTGGTAGGCGCTACCGGCTTTTTCCTCTGCAGCTTTGTGCTGGTACATCTCGTGGGCAACTTACAGTTGCTTTACAACGACAATGGCGAGGCATTCAACACCTACGCTGCATTCATGGGTCATAATCACCTGATCCAGTTCATTGCCTGGGGACTTAAAATAGTCATCCTGGTACATGCCATCATTGCATTGCAGCTCACCTTCAGCAACCGTTCCGCACGCCCCGTGCGCTATGCGGTGAACCCCGGTAACCAGACCTCTTCCTGGTTCAGCCGCCAGATGGCGATCATGGGCAGCATCCTGCTCATTTTCATCATCATCCACTTAAAAGATTTCTGGTTCAAGTTCCACTATGGTGACGTGCCTACAGAAACTTACAACGGTGTGGAACTGAAGAACCTCTACTACACGGTACAGGTGGCCTTTAAGGAATTGTGGCTGGTGGTGCTGTACGTGATCGGCATGATCGCGCTGAGCTTCCACCTGGTACACGGCTTTAAGAGCGCGTGCCAGACCTTTGGCCTTAACCACGTGAAATACAATGGCCTGCTGAATTTCATCGGTGTATGGATCTTTGGGATAGCCATTCCCGTTGGTTTTGCCATCATCCCGGTGATCATTTATTTAAAATAA
- a CDS encoding fumarate reductase/succinate dehydrogenase flavoprotein subunit, whose product MMNAKIPAGSLNDKWSDYKGHCKLVNPANKRKLEVIVIGTGLAGASAAAALGELGYKVKAFCFQDSARRAHSIAAQGGINAAKNYQNDGDSVFRLFYDTVKGGDYRAREANVHRLAEVSANIIDQCVAQGVPFAREYGGLLSNRSFGGTQVQRTFYAAGQTGQQLLLGAYSALQRQVSLGNVEMFSRHEMLEVVKIDGKARGIIARDLISGKLERHFGHAVLICSGGYGNVFYLSTNAMGSNVTAAWKAHKQGAYFGNPCFTQIHPTCIPVSGDHQSKLTLMSESLRNDGRIWVPKKKNDNRKPNEIPEEERDYYLERRYPAFGNLVPRDVASRAAKERCDAGYGVGSSKHAVYLDFAEAFNRYGHIEAGKRGIHDADADTIYKLGVEVVVEKYGNLFDMYAKITGEDPYKVPMRIYPAVHYTMGGLWVDYELQTTVPGLYALGEANFSDHGANRLGASALMQGLADGYFVIPYTLGNNLADDISTKAIPTTHPAFEAAEKAVQNTISTLMNIKGTKSVDHFHKQLGKIMWEKCGMARNEAGLKQAITEIQQLRKEFWKDVRIPGTANEFNPELEKAGRVADFLELGELMCLDALNRRESCGGHFREESQTEDGEAKRDDANFSYVSAWEYKGDSQYELHKEELEFVECKPTQRNYK is encoded by the coding sequence ATGATGAACGCAAAAATACCTGCCGGTTCATTAAACGATAAATGGAGCGATTATAAGGGTCACTGCAAGCTGGTAAACCCGGCTAACAAGCGTAAGCTCGAAGTGATCGTTATCGGTACCGGCCTGGCCGGCGCCTCCGCAGCAGCCGCTCTCGGTGAGCTGGGGTATAAAGTAAAAGCATTCTGCTTCCAGGATAGCGCCCGCCGTGCACACAGCATTGCAGCGCAGGGCGGTATCAATGCCGCCAAGAATTACCAGAATGATGGTGACTCTGTATTCCGTTTATTCTACGACACCGTAAAAGGTGGCGACTACCGCGCCCGCGAAGCCAACGTACACCGCCTGGCAGAAGTGAGCGCCAATATCATTGACCAGTGCGTGGCACAGGGTGTTCCCTTTGCCCGCGAATATGGCGGCCTGCTGAGCAACCGCTCTTTTGGGGGTACACAGGTACAACGTACTTTCTACGCCGCCGGCCAAACCGGCCAGCAGCTGCTCCTGGGCGCTTATTCCGCCCTGCAGCGCCAGGTATCCCTGGGCAACGTAGAGATGTTCTCCCGCCACGAAATGCTGGAAGTCGTGAAGATCGATGGCAAGGCCCGCGGCATCATTGCCCGTGACCTGATCAGCGGTAAGCTGGAACGCCACTTTGGCCACGCAGTGCTGATCTGCTCCGGTGGCTACGGCAACGTGTTCTACCTGTCTACCAATGCCATGGGCTCTAACGTAACCGCAGCCTGGAAAGCCCACAAGCAGGGCGCCTACTTCGGTAACCCCTGCTTCACGCAGATCCATCCCACCTGTATCCCCGTTTCCGGCGACCACCAGTCCAAGCTCACGCTCATGTCTGAATCGCTCCGTAACGACGGCCGCATCTGGGTGCCCAAGAAGAAAAACGACAACCGCAAGCCCAACGAAATTCCTGAAGAAGAAAGAGACTATTACCTGGAGCGCCGCTACCCGGCCTTCGGTAACCTGGTGCCCCGCGACGTGGCCTCCCGCGCCGCCAAGGAAAGATGTGATGCCGGTTACGGTGTAGGCTCTTCCAAACATGCCGTATACCTGGATTTTGCAGAAGCTTTTAACCGCTACGGCCACATTGAAGCCGGCAAACGCGGTATCCACGACGCAGACGCAGACACCATCTATAAACTGGGTGTGGAAGTCGTGGTAGAGAAATACGGCAACCTGTTCGACATGTATGCCAAGATCACCGGTGAAGACCCGTACAAAGTGCCTATGCGCATTTATCCCGCGGTACACTACACCATGGGCGGTCTCTGGGTAGACTACGAACTGCAGACCACCGTTCCCGGCCTGTACGCCCTCGGTGAAGCCAACTTTTCCGACCACGGTGCTAACCGCCTGGGGGCCTCCGCCCTCATGCAAGGCCTGGCAGACGGCTACTTCGTAATTCCTTACACCCTGGGTAACAACCTGGCGGACGATATCTCCACCAAGGCGATCCCCACCACACACCCTGCATTTGAAGCCGCAGAGAAAGCGGTGCAAAATACCATCAGCACCCTGATGAACATCAAGGGCACCAAGTCTGTGGATCATTTCCACAAACAGCTGGGCAAGATCATGTGGGAAAAATGCGGTATGGCCCGCAACGAAGCCGGCCTGAAACAAGCCATCACTGAGATCCAGCAGCTGCGCAAGGAGTTCTGGAAAGATGTGCGCATCCCCGGTACTGCCAATGAATTTAACCCCGAACTGGAAAAAGCCGGCCGCGTAGCGGACTTCCTGGAACTGGGTGAACTGATGTGCCTTGATGCGCTGAACCGCCGCGAATCCTGCGGTGGCCACTTCCGCGAAGAGTCCCAAACAGAAGACGGGGAAGCAAAACGCGATGACGCAAACTTTTCCTATGTATCTGCCTGGGAGTACAAAGGCGACAGCCAGTATGAACTGCACAAGGAAGAGCTGGAGTTTGTGGAATGCAAACCCACCCAGCGTAACTACAAGTAA
- a CDS encoding succinate dehydrogenase/fumarate reductase iron-sulfur subunit, protein MEHYNMNLNLKVWRQKNTNDKGGFETYQVPGISSEMSFLEMFDVLNERLINEGKEPIAFDHDCREGICGACSMHINGRAHGPWAGTTTCQLHMRAFKDGDTITVEPWRAGAFPVVKDLTVDRSAFDRIIQAGGFISVNTGNAVDANTIPVDKEKADAAFAAAACIGCGACVAACKNASAMLFVSAKVSQLALLPQGHPERETRALNMVAQMDKEGFGSCTNTGACEAECPKEISLTNIARLNREFLGAGLSSTK, encoded by the coding sequence ATGGAACACTATAACATGAACCTGAACCTTAAGGTTTGGAGACAGAAAAACACAAACGACAAAGGCGGTTTTGAAACCTACCAGGTACCTGGTATTTCTTCTGAAATGTCTTTCCTCGAAATGTTTGACGTACTGAACGAGCGCCTGATCAACGAAGGCAAAGAGCCCATCGCTTTTGATCATGACTGCCGCGAAGGTATTTGCGGTGCCTGTTCTATGCATATCAACGGCCGTGCACATGGTCCCTGGGCCGGCACCACTACCTGCCAGCTGCACATGCGTGCTTTCAAAGACGGCGATACCATCACCGTAGAACCCTGGAGGGCAGGCGCTTTCCCGGTGGTGAAGGACCTCACCGTAGACCGCAGCGCGTTTGACCGCATCATCCAGGCAGGTGGCTTCATTTCTGTGAATACCGGTAACGCGGTAGACGCAAACACCATCCCCGTGGATAAGGAAAAGGCAGATGCTGCTTTTGCAGCGGCAGCCTGCATTGGTTGCGGCGCGTGCGTGGCAGCTTGTAAGAATGCTTCCGCAATGCTCTTTGTTTCTGCCAAGGTTTCCCAGCTGGCATTGCTGCCCCAGGGACACCCGGAAAGAGAGACCCGTGCACTGAACATGGTAGCCCAGATGGATAAAGAAGGCTTTGGCTCCTGCACCAACACCGGTGCCTGCGAAGCAGAGTGCCCCAAGGAGATCTCCCTGACCAACATTGCCCGCCTGAACCGCGAGTTCCTCGGCGCCGGCCTGTCCAGCACCAAATAA
- a CDS encoding Gfo/Idh/MocA family protein has translation MSTQSRRTFIRQAGGAAILLGTGPLAAFTKPFSANDTIRIGCIGMGIMGFGDVACALQVPGVELAGVADLYDGHLAHAKELYGPHLFTTRDYRELLARKDIDAVIIATPDFWHDTISIAAMEAGKAVYCEKPMVQQIAEGHQVIEAQRRTKAIFQVGSQRVSSVAFAKAQEYYRKGSIGQLNIVEAHIDRHDALGAWQYSIPTDASPGTVDWDTYLKDTAKLPWDPKRFFRWRNYQAYGTGIPGDLFVHLISGLHVITGAKGPSRIFASGNLSYWKDGRDVPDVITAIFEYPETPEHPTFQLTLRVNFADGGGGGESTRLIGSEGALELTYNGVRLQKRGLPKAPGYGGWDSFNTFTKEQQAAYIQQYNKTYSAADQARPAPVTEMFTVPEGYDDRLDHFKNFFASVRTGKQVVEDATFGLRAAGPAILTNQSYFERKEIKWDADKMKVI, from the coding sequence ATGTCTACCCAATCCCGCAGGACCTTTATCCGCCAGGCAGGCGGCGCGGCCATTCTCCTGGGCACCGGCCCTCTGGCCGCTTTTACCAAACCATTTTCTGCTAACGACACCATCCGCATTGGCTGCATCGGTATGGGGATCATGGGCTTTGGCGATGTAGCCTGCGCCCTCCAGGTACCCGGTGTAGAACTGGCTGGCGTGGCAGACCTGTACGACGGTCACCTGGCCCACGCCAAAGAATTGTATGGCCCCCATCTCTTTACCACCCGGGATTACCGGGAACTCCTGGCCCGCAAGGATATAGACGCGGTGATCATTGCCACCCCTGACTTCTGGCACGATACCATCTCCATTGCCGCCATGGAAGCGGGGAAGGCCGTGTATTGCGAAAAGCCTATGGTACAGCAGATTGCCGAAGGCCACCAGGTTATTGAGGCCCAGCGCCGCACCAAGGCCATTTTCCAGGTGGGCAGCCAGCGCGTGAGCAGTGTGGCCTTTGCCAAGGCGCAGGAATACTATAGAAAAGGAAGTATCGGCCAGCTCAATATCGTAGAGGCACACATAGACCGCCACGATGCCCTGGGGGCCTGGCAATATTCGATTCCCACAGACGCATCGCCCGGCACCGTGGATTGGGATACTTATCTGAAAGACACGGCCAAGCTGCCCTGGGACCCCAAGCGCTTTTTCCGCTGGCGCAATTACCAGGCCTATGGTACCGGCATTCCCGGCGATCTCTTTGTGCACCTCATTTCCGGCCTGCACGTGATCACCGGCGCCAAGGGGCCCAGCCGCATTTTTGCCAGCGGTAATTTATCTTATTGGAAAGATGGCCGCGATGTGCCCGATGTGATCACCGCTATCTTTGAATACCCTGAAACGCCCGAACATCCTACATTCCAGCTTACCCTGCGTGTAAATTTTGCAGACGGTGGAGGAGGAGGGGAGTCCACCCGCCTCATTGGCTCCGAAGGGGCTTTGGAGCTTACCTACAACGGCGTGCGCCTGCAAAAACGTGGCTTGCCTAAAGCGCCCGGTTATGGCGGCTGGGATTCATTTAACACCTTTACCAAGGAACAACAGGCGGCCTACATCCAGCAATACAATAAAACCTACAGTGCGGCAGACCAGGCAAGGCCTGCACCAGTCACAGAGATGTTTACCGTGCCGGAAGGCTATGACGACCGGTTGGATCACTTTAAGAATTTCTTCGCGTCCGTGCGCACGGGCAAGCAGGTGGTGGAAGACGCCACGTTTGGGCTGAGAGCCGCCGGCCCGGCCATTTTAACAAACCAGAGTTATTTTGAAAGAAAGGAGATCAAATGGGATGCAGATAAAATGAAGGTGATTTAA